A portion of the Apus apus isolate bApuApu2 chromosome 3, bApuApu2.pri.cur, whole genome shotgun sequence genome contains these proteins:
- the AGT gene encoding angiotensinogen isoform X3, whose product MKLAADLLCFLACLTAVTCDRVYVHPFNLFSFNKSTCEELESLAQEEKKTFVPVSIESQATPAYEDDLNDKDKLEAPSLSGRGRQKLSYLKDFVYVLGMRFYSELRGARRGQNVLLSPTSLYGSLVSFYLGASNQTAVDLQGLLGFVPPSGDPDCTSRVDGHKVLSSLRTIESLIKSQDEGLLFSKALCLFSAPGVPLYQAFVQDLVPSTDVLYVRAVDFTNPGEAAKQINAFVEAKNKGQSKCLLTDTDPSADLLFVVDVRLAVNVKQASQLKEPQEFWVDSNTKVLVPMLSLTGTFKYKTDASGTFSVVEVPISKTALLVLLQPIDGSTLEHVESQLPVQSSTWLQQLSPREIKLTLPELTVEDSFDLQELLADMELPTLLGKGADLSKISDSDLTVGKVINKAFFKLTSDGTDQTDDPTAQKEDLMFLEVTLNKPFLLAVFEEKSQAILFLGRVTNPLHGI is encoded by the exons ATGAAGCTGGCAGCAGACCTTCTCTGTTTCTTGGCATGCCTCACTGCAGTGACTTGTGACCGGGTCTATGTCCAcccttttaatttgttttctttcaacaaGAGTAcctgtgaggagctggaaagcCTAGcccaggaggaaaagaaaacttttgtCCCTGTCTCGATTGAGTCTCAAGCCACACCTGCCTATGAAGATGACCTGAATGACAAAGACAAGCTGGAAGCCCCAAGCCTGAGTGGCCGCGGGAGGCAGAAACTGAGCTACCTGAAGGACTTTGTGTATGTCCTGGGCATGAGGTTTTACAGCGAGCTGCGGGGAGCACGGCGGGGCCAAAATGTGCTCCTGTCCCCAACCAGTCTTTATGGCTCCTTGGTGTCGTTCTACCTGGGCGCCTCAAACCAGACGGCAGTGGATTTGCAGGGTTTGCTGGGATTTGTTCCTCCCTCGGGAGACCCTGACTGCACCTCCAGGGTGGATGGACACAAAGTGCTTTCCAGCCTGAGGACAATCGAAAGCCTCATCAAGAGCCAGGATGAGGGGCTGCTCTTTTCCAAGGCGCTCTGCCTGTTCTCTGCTCCTGGCGTACCTCTATACCAAGCATTTGTGCAGGACTTGGTGCCCTCCACTGACGTCCTCTATGTCAGAGCTGTTGACTTTACAAACCCGGGCGaggcagcaaaacaaataaatgcctTTGTGGAGGCCAAAAACAAGGGCCAAAGCAAGTGCTTACTGACAGACACAGATCCATCTGCAGACCTGCTCTTTGTGGTGGACGTACGCTTGGCAG tgaaTGTGAAGCAAGCCTCTCAGCTCAAAGAGCCTCAGGAGTTCTGGGTGGATTCGAACACGAAGGTCTTGGTCCCTATGTTGTCACTCACAGGAACATTCAAGTACAAAACTGATGCCAGTGGGACTTTTTCTGTGGTGGAAGTGCCCATCAGCAAGACTgcactgctggtgctgctgcagcccatcGATGGCAGCACCCTGGAGCACGTGGAGTCCCAACTGCCAGTGCAGTCCTCGACCTGGCTTCAGCAGCTCTCCCCAAG agaaattaaattaacgCTGCCGGAATTAACAGTAGAAGACAGCTTTGATCTACAGGAGCTTCTTGCAGATATGGAACTGCCTACACTACTGGGGAAGGGGGCAGATCTCAGTAAAATAAGTGACTCAGATCTAACAGTTGGAAAG GTAATAAATAAAGCCTTTTTCAAACTGACCAGTGATGGAACAGATCAGACAGATGACCCAACAGCACAGAAGGAAGATTTGATGTTCCTGGAAGTAACACTGAACAAGCCCTTCCTTTTAGCTGTTTTTGAAGAGAAGTCACAGGCAATACTTTTCCTTGGCAGAGTAACAAACCCACTGCACGGCATTTAA
- the AGT gene encoding angiotensinogen isoform X2: MKSRFERCVERAPLWKGHKSTSTHSALLPGEEESQGACLKGLASEGQHTPGQRRTPWKQFFIMKLAADLLCFLACLTAVTCDRVYVHPFNLFSFNKSTCEELESLAQEEKKTFVPVSIESQATPAYEDDLNDKDKLEAPSLSGRGRQKLSYLKDFVYVLGMRFYSELRGARRGQNVLLSPTSLYGSLVSFYLGASNQTAVDLQGLLGFVPPSGDPDCTSRVDGHKVLSSLRTIESLIKSQDEGLLFSKALCLFSAPGVPLYQAFVQDLVPSTDVLYVRAVDFTNPGEAAKQINAFVEAKNKGQSKCLLTDTDPSADLLFVVDVRLAVNVKQASQLKEPQEFWVDSNTKVLVPMLSLTGTFKYKTDASGTFSVVEVPISKTALLVLLQPIDGSTLEHVESQLPVQSSTWLQQLSPREIKLTLPELTVEDSFDLQELLADMELPTLLGKGADLSKISDSDLTVGKVINKAFFKLTSDGTDQTDDPTAQKEDLMFLEVTLNKPFLLAVFEEKSQAILFLGRVTNPLHGI, from the exons AtgaagagcaggtttgagaG ATGTGTGGAAAGAGCCCCCCTGTGGAAAGGGCATAAGTCCACCAGCACTCACTCTGCACTGCTCCCGGGGGAAGAGGAATCACAAGGAGCCTGTCTGAAGGGGTTGGCATCAGAGGGGCAACACACACCGGGACAGAGGCGA ACACCGTGGAAGCAATTTTTCATCATGAAGCTGGCAGCAGACCTTCTCTGTTTCTTGGCATGCCTCACTGCAGTGACTTGTGACCGGGTCTATGTCCAcccttttaatttgttttctttcaacaaGAGTAcctgtgaggagctggaaagcCTAGcccaggaggaaaagaaaacttttgtCCCTGTCTCGATTGAGTCTCAAGCCACACCTGCCTATGAAGATGACCTGAATGACAAAGACAAGCTGGAAGCCCCAAGCCTGAGTGGCCGCGGGAGGCAGAAACTGAGCTACCTGAAGGACTTTGTGTATGTCCTGGGCATGAGGTTTTACAGCGAGCTGCGGGGAGCACGGCGGGGCCAAAATGTGCTCCTGTCCCCAACCAGTCTTTATGGCTCCTTGGTGTCGTTCTACCTGGGCGCCTCAAACCAGACGGCAGTGGATTTGCAGGGTTTGCTGGGATTTGTTCCTCCCTCGGGAGACCCTGACTGCACCTCCAGGGTGGATGGACACAAAGTGCTTTCCAGCCTGAGGACAATCGAAAGCCTCATCAAGAGCCAGGATGAGGGGCTGCTCTTTTCCAAGGCGCTCTGCCTGTTCTCTGCTCCTGGCGTACCTCTATACCAAGCATTTGTGCAGGACTTGGTGCCCTCCACTGACGTCCTCTATGTCAGAGCTGTTGACTTTACAAACCCGGGCGaggcagcaaaacaaataaatgcctTTGTGGAGGCCAAAAACAAGGGCCAAAGCAAGTGCTTACTGACAGACACAGATCCATCTGCAGACCTGCTCTTTGTGGTGGACGTACGCTTGGCAG tgaaTGTGAAGCAAGCCTCTCAGCTCAAAGAGCCTCAGGAGTTCTGGGTGGATTCGAACACGAAGGTCTTGGTCCCTATGTTGTCACTCACAGGAACATTCAAGTACAAAACTGATGCCAGTGGGACTTTTTCTGTGGTGGAAGTGCCCATCAGCAAGACTgcactgctggtgctgctgcagcccatcGATGGCAGCACCCTGGAGCACGTGGAGTCCCAACTGCCAGTGCAGTCCTCGACCTGGCTTCAGCAGCTCTCCCCAAG agaaattaaattaacgCTGCCGGAATTAACAGTAGAAGACAGCTTTGATCTACAGGAGCTTCTTGCAGATATGGAACTGCCTACACTACTGGGGAAGGGGGCAGATCTCAGTAAAATAAGTGACTCAGATCTAACAGTTGGAAAG GTAATAAATAAAGCCTTTTTCAAACTGACCAGTGATGGAACAGATCAGACAGATGACCCAACAGCACAGAAGGAAGATTTGATGTTCCTGGAAGTAACACTGAACAAGCCCTTCCTTTTAGCTGTTTTTGAAGAGAAGTCACAGGCAATACTTTTCCTTGGCAGAGTAACAAACCCACTGCACGGCATTTAA
- the AGT gene encoding angiotensinogen isoform X1, with the protein MKSRFERCVERAPLWKGHKSTSTHSALLPGEEESQGACLKGLASEGQHTPGQRRQTPWKQFFIMKLAADLLCFLACLTAVTCDRVYVHPFNLFSFNKSTCEELESLAQEEKKTFVPVSIESQATPAYEDDLNDKDKLEAPSLSGRGRQKLSYLKDFVYVLGMRFYSELRGARRGQNVLLSPTSLYGSLVSFYLGASNQTAVDLQGLLGFVPPSGDPDCTSRVDGHKVLSSLRTIESLIKSQDEGLLFSKALCLFSAPGVPLYQAFVQDLVPSTDVLYVRAVDFTNPGEAAKQINAFVEAKNKGQSKCLLTDTDPSADLLFVVDVRLAVNVKQASQLKEPQEFWVDSNTKVLVPMLSLTGTFKYKTDASGTFSVVEVPISKTALLVLLQPIDGSTLEHVESQLPVQSSTWLQQLSPREIKLTLPELTVEDSFDLQELLADMELPTLLGKGADLSKISDSDLTVGKVINKAFFKLTSDGTDQTDDPTAQKEDLMFLEVTLNKPFLLAVFEEKSQAILFLGRVTNPLHGI; encoded by the exons AtgaagagcaggtttgagaG ATGTGTGGAAAGAGCCCCCCTGTGGAAAGGGCATAAGTCCACCAGCACTCACTCTGCACTGCTCCCGGGGGAAGAGGAATCACAAGGAGCCTGTCTGAAGGGGTTGGCATCAGAGGGGCAACACACACCGGGACAGAGGCGA CAGACACCGTGGAAGCAATTTTTCATCATGAAGCTGGCAGCAGACCTTCTCTGTTTCTTGGCATGCCTCACTGCAGTGACTTGTGACCGGGTCTATGTCCAcccttttaatttgttttctttcaacaaGAGTAcctgtgaggagctggaaagcCTAGcccaggaggaaaagaaaacttttgtCCCTGTCTCGATTGAGTCTCAAGCCACACCTGCCTATGAAGATGACCTGAATGACAAAGACAAGCTGGAAGCCCCAAGCCTGAGTGGCCGCGGGAGGCAGAAACTGAGCTACCTGAAGGACTTTGTGTATGTCCTGGGCATGAGGTTTTACAGCGAGCTGCGGGGAGCACGGCGGGGCCAAAATGTGCTCCTGTCCCCAACCAGTCTTTATGGCTCCTTGGTGTCGTTCTACCTGGGCGCCTCAAACCAGACGGCAGTGGATTTGCAGGGTTTGCTGGGATTTGTTCCTCCCTCGGGAGACCCTGACTGCACCTCCAGGGTGGATGGACACAAAGTGCTTTCCAGCCTGAGGACAATCGAAAGCCTCATCAAGAGCCAGGATGAGGGGCTGCTCTTTTCCAAGGCGCTCTGCCTGTTCTCTGCTCCTGGCGTACCTCTATACCAAGCATTTGTGCAGGACTTGGTGCCCTCCACTGACGTCCTCTATGTCAGAGCTGTTGACTTTACAAACCCGGGCGaggcagcaaaacaaataaatgcctTTGTGGAGGCCAAAAACAAGGGCCAAAGCAAGTGCTTACTGACAGACACAGATCCATCTGCAGACCTGCTCTTTGTGGTGGACGTACGCTTGGCAG tgaaTGTGAAGCAAGCCTCTCAGCTCAAAGAGCCTCAGGAGTTCTGGGTGGATTCGAACACGAAGGTCTTGGTCCCTATGTTGTCACTCACAGGAACATTCAAGTACAAAACTGATGCCAGTGGGACTTTTTCTGTGGTGGAAGTGCCCATCAGCAAGACTgcactgctggtgctgctgcagcccatcGATGGCAGCACCCTGGAGCACGTGGAGTCCCAACTGCCAGTGCAGTCCTCGACCTGGCTTCAGCAGCTCTCCCCAAG agaaattaaattaacgCTGCCGGAATTAACAGTAGAAGACAGCTTTGATCTACAGGAGCTTCTTGCAGATATGGAACTGCCTACACTACTGGGGAAGGGGGCAGATCTCAGTAAAATAAGTGACTCAGATCTAACAGTTGGAAAG GTAATAAATAAAGCCTTTTTCAAACTGACCAGTGATGGAACAGATCAGACAGATGACCCAACAGCACAGAAGGAAGATTTGATGTTCCTGGAAGTAACACTGAACAAGCCCTTCCTTTTAGCTGTTTTTGAAGAGAAGTCACAGGCAATACTTTTCCTTGGCAGAGTAACAAACCCACTGCACGGCATTTAA